From Micromonospora auratinigra:
AAGGTGGCGCCCCCGTCGGTCGAGCGCCACAGCCCGCCGGAGCCGGTCACCCAGAGTTCGCCCTCCTGGCCGGGCACCGCCTTGAGCCGGCCGGACGACGGCAGCCCGGTGGCCGCCGTCGCGGTGAAGCTGGCGCCACCGTTGGTGCTGGCGTAGAGCCGGCCGGCGCTGAAGCCGTAGAACCGGTTCGGGTTGACCCGGTCCCCGGTGATCTGCGCGTTCGCCGGGATGCCGGTGGCGGCGGTCCAGGAGGTGCCGAAGCCGACCGAGTACACGACGGCCGCGCCGGCGTCACCCGGGGCCCAGAGGAACCGACTGCCGTCGGCCGCGGCGGCGACCGTGCCACCGTTGGTGAGGCCGGCCGGCTCGGTGCCCTGGAACCAGCTCGTGCCGCCGTCGGTGGAGAAGGCGACGTGGCTGTCGCCCGGCCGGTCGGCGTCCTTGAAGCTGCCGGCCCGGACGATCACGCTCGGCTTCGTCTCCGCGTAGTCCAGGTCGTGCGGTCCCCAGTTCGGGTCGGTGTACGTCCACCCGGGCACCACGTCGAGGTTGTCGTGCCTGAAGCCGGAGATGTCGCCGAGGGCGCTGAGCAGCGGAGCACCGCTGGGCGGGCTGATCAGGTCGAGCACCGCGGTCTCCTCCAACCCCTTCACCATCGGCGTGATGGTGAACTGGCCGCCGGTGTCCCACTTGGTGAGGTCGGTGGTGCCGTAGACGGTCGCGCCGGTGCCGTACATCATCCGGTTGGAGTCGAACGGGTCGATCTCGATCGACTCGTTCATCCAGCCGAGCTTCGGCGAGGTGTCCGGCGGGGTCGGGTTGGTGTTGCCGAAGGTCAGCCACGGCACCGAGGACGCGTCCAGCTTGTAGCGGAAGCTGCGGTTCGGGTAGCCGGCCCAGTCCCAGATCCGGGTCCAGGTGGCGCCCCCGTCGGTGCTGCGCCAGAAGACCGCGTCCGGCCACCAGGAGACCTGGGTGCCCACCATGATCGTGTTCGGGTGCTGCCGGTCGATGGTCAGGCCGGAGTAGCCGAAGGTGTCGTCGGTGCTGGTCGACGGGACCGGGCTGATCCGGGTCCACGTGCCGGTGGCCCGGCTGAACTTCCACACGTCGCCCTTGGCGCCGTCGTACGGCCCGCCGGTGTCGCTGGTGGCGAGGTAGAGGTAGCCGCCGACCGGGTCCACCACGCCCTTGTGCGGGATGAAGCCGGTGGGCGCGCCGGGCACCGCCTGCCAGGTGACCCCGGCGTCGGTGCTGCGGTAGACCGGGTTGTTCTTGTCCGCCACGCCGACGTAGACCGTCTTCGTGGCGGAACCGGCCGTACCGGTGCTCTTGTCGAAGCTGACCCAGACGACGCCCTGGTTGTCCGAGCCGGTGGACGGGTAGCTGCCGACGTTGGGGAAGGCCGTCACCTTGGCCCAGGTGACGCCGTAGTCGGTGCTGCGCCACAGGCCGTTGCCGCCCTCGGCGCCGTAGTAGAGGGTGCTGTTCCTGTTGGGGTCGACGGCGAGCCGCTCCCCCATGCCCCGGCCGGGCATGTTGCCCCCGTTGTGGAACGGCAGCTCGGTGGCCTGCCAGGTGGCGCCCTTGTCGGTCGAGCGCAGGATCGCCCCGTTGTTCGGGTCCCACCCGTTGGTGTACATGCCGACCGCGGCGTACACCCGGTTGGTCTGCACCGGGTCGGTGGCCAGGCTGATGACCCCGTTCCAGCCCCACTTGTCCGCGCCGACCCAGTCCAGCAGCGGCGTCCAGGACCGGGTGGCCTGCTCCCAGCGGTACGCGCCGCCGATGTCGGTGCGGGCGTACACCAGGTTCTTCTCGGTCTGGTTGAAGACGATGCCGGGGACGAAGCCACCGCCGTCGATCCGGACGTTCTTCCAGCTGTACGGCTCGGCCGAGGCGGCGGCGGCCGGGGTGGCGGGTGCGGCGGCGAACTGCACCGCGACGGCCGCGGCGGTGGCGGCCAGGGCGGCGGCGGCCGCGCCCGCGAGACTTCTGCGCATGGGCGGGGGATCCTCTCGGTTGCCCGAATGTGGTGGGGACGGGAGCGACGCGCGGCGGTGTGCCGCCGGCGGCGTGACAGGGGGGAGCTGCCCGGGCTCCCCGTCGGCGCGCTTGGCTCCCGCAGGCCGAGGGACCTTCACGGTAGCCGTTCCCGACCGGCTATGGAAGCGCTCCCACGGAACTCGTCATCCCGGTCGGGTGAGGGCGGCTCACCCGGGCCGGAGCCAGGATCGTGGTGCGGACGTCCGTGCCGGCGCGCCGGACCCGCGCCGCGACCACCGACCCGGAAGGGAGCCGCCGATGGCCACCGCGACGATCACCCGTACCGACCAGGACATCCAGTCCGACGTGCTCGACGAGCTGACCTGGGAGCCCCGGGTACGCCCCACCGAGATCGGGGTGACCGTCACCGACGGCGTGGTCACCCTGAGCGGCTCGGTGGACAGCTACGCCAAGAAGTGGGCCGCCGAACGGGCCGCGCACCGGGTGCGCCGGGTCCGGGCCGTCGCCAACGACCTCGCCGTCCGGATCGCCACCTCGGCCGACAAGAGCGACCCGGAGATCGCCACCGCCGCCGTCCGGGCCCTGGAGTGGGACGCCTTCGTGCCGGTCGAGGCGCTCGACGTGACCGTCGCCGACGGCTGGGTCACCCTGCACGGCGAGGTCGAGTGGGAGTACCAGCGCCGGGCCGCCGAACGGTCCGTCGGCCGGCTCACCGGCGTACGCGGGGTGAGCAACGGGATCACCGTCCGACCGGACGTCCGGGCCGACGGGCACGAGCTGGCCGAGCGGATCGTGGACGCGCTGGCCCGCAACCGCGCAGGCGAGGCGGAGGGGATCAGCGTCCGGGTGCACGGCGACACCGCCGTGCTGGAGGGGCTGGTGCACTCCGTGCCCGAACGGGAGGAGATCGAGCGGGTGGTCTGGTCCGCCCCCGGCATCCGCGAGGTGCACAACC
This genomic window contains:
- a CDS encoding cellulose binding domain-containing protein: MRRSLAGAAAAALAATAAAVAVQFAAAPATPAAAASAEPYSWKNVRIDGGGFVPGIVFNQTEKNLVYARTDIGGAYRWEQATRSWTPLLDWVGADKWGWNGVISLATDPVQTNRVYAAVGMYTNGWDPNNGAILRSTDKGATWQATELPFHNGGNMPGRGMGERLAVDPNRNSTLYYGAEGGNGLWRSTDYGVTWAKVTAFPNVGSYPSTGSDNQGVVWVSFDKSTGTAGSATKTVYVGVADKNNPVYRSTDAGVTWQAVPGAPTGFIPHKGVVDPVGGYLYLATSDTGGPYDGAKGDVWKFSRATGTWTRISPVPSTSTDDTFGYSGLTIDRQHPNTIMVGTQVSWWPDAVFWRSTDGGATWTRIWDWAGYPNRSFRYKLDASSVPWLTFGNTNPTPPDTSPKLGWMNESIEIDPFDSNRMMYGTGATVYGTTDLTKWDTGGQFTITPMVKGLEETAVLDLISPPSGAPLLSALGDISGFRHDNLDVVPGWTYTDPNWGPHDLDYAETKPSVIVRAGSFKDADRPGDSHVAFSTDGGTSWFQGTEPAGLTNGGTVAAAADGSRFLWAPGDAGAAVVYSVGFGTSWTAATGIPANAQITGDRVNPNRFYGFSAGRLYASTNGGASFTATAATGLPSSGRLKAVPGQEGELWVTGSGGLWRSTDGGATFTKLAAVSSAGNVGFGKAAPGRTHPAVFVIGTVDGTHGVYRSDDTGASWVRINDDRHQYGNAGDALTGDPRVYGRVYLGTNGRGILVADRLGGTPSPTPTSASPAPTSASPGPTAPSPSPTAPSPSPTPTAPSPSPSSSGCAATYAVTNSWPGGFQAELTVRNSGTAPVAGWTLSWTFANGQKITQLWNGSYTQSGAAVTVKDVGWNGNLGVGGSTSVGFTGSWTGANQVPAVSCTAR
- a CDS encoding BON domain-containing protein gives rise to the protein MATATITRTDQDIQSDVLDELTWEPRVRPTEIGVTVTDGVVTLSGSVDSYAKKWAAERAAHRVRRVRAVANDLAVRIATSADKSDPEIATAAVRALEWDAFVPVEALDVTVADGWVTLHGEVEWEYQRRAAERSVGRLTGVRGVSNGITVRPDVRADGHELAERIVDALARNRAGEAEGISVRVHGDTAVLEGLVHSVPEREEIERVVWSAPGIREVHNHVTVGR